The DNA region GCTCAACGGGAATCACACCGACCAGGGCACGCGCGCCACCCCGACCGGTGCGTCGAGGGCCGTCGACGAACGGGGCGGCCAACGCCAGTTCCCCACACCGCTCCCGGTGTACGTCGAGACGTCGAACCGTGGCGTGATGCTGGCGACGGTCGTCGACGGCGAGTACTACCGCGAACTCTCGCTCTCACGCCAGCGCAACGCGACCGGGGACCGGTTGTCCGACGTCGACGCGATCTTCAACCGCGTGGCGGAGCTGTACCCCTGGGCGTCGGCGCACTCGCGGACCACCGGGCTGACGGGGAGTCGCCAGAGCGAGCTCTCGGGGGTCACGATCGGGCACTCCCACGGCGAGCTCACGACGTTCCTCAACCTGAGCACGGGCCGCGTCGTCGCCGAACACCAGCGGAAGACGCTGGCGAGCGTGCCGACGGCCGACCCGGTGAACGCGACGAGGGGTGGGGTCCGACTCAGCGTCGAACGGACCCAGCCGACCGGCCCGCTCCACCTCTCGCTGGCGACACCCGACGGGGAACCGATCGACGGCACGGTACGCGTCGGTGGCGGGCCGGCCATCCGGACGGGGACCGACGGCGACCACTGGACCGTCGCCCCGGACGGTCGGGCGACCGTCGTGGCACGCGCGAACAACGAAACGGTCCGGGTACGGTTGCCGCCACAACCGTCGTAGTCCAACTCACACACACCGTTCTCGGCAGGGGTCGGAGGACCGATCGAAAAACGGAGTCGAATCGTCGGTCGTCAGTACTCGCCTTCGCCGGCCTCGTTGTCGTCGTATCGGCCGGTGGCGCGGTCGTAGACCGAATAGAGGTAGAGGGTGGTCGCCGCGAACACGCCGGTCCCGCCCCAGAACAGCGCCGGCGGGCCGCCGTGGCTCACGCCCGGTACGTAGGGGTATTCGAGGGACTTGTCCTCCATGATGGTGTCCGACTCCGGGACGATCCCGCTGCCGACCTCGTCGGGGATCTCCGTTCCCTCGGCGGGGCCGCCAGGGCTCCCGCAGACGATCCGGGCGACCATCCCGAGCGACTTGTGGGGAGTACAGTAGTAGTCGTAGGTGCCCTCGGTCTGGAAGGTGTAGGAGAACGAGCCCGAGCTGATCACCCCGCTGTCCCAGCTCTTCGCGCCCTCGGGGATGAGGGTGTTCGAGGCCTGTGGGTTGCCCTGGGAGTACGAGGCCGTGGAGTGCTGGCCGCTCTCGATCGTCCACTCCACGGTGTCGCCGGGTTCGACGTAGAGCCCCACCGGGTCGAAGTAGTAGTCCGAGCCCTCGGTGTACATCCCGACGGTGTGGGTCGTGCCGCCGCCCTGCTGGTGCTGTCGGAGCGTGGTCACGGCCCCGGCCTCACCCATCGTACCGACCGCCACCGCCGTCCCCGCGGCACCCGCCAGGAACGTCCGTCGCTGCATCAGCCGTCACCCTCCGGTCGCCGTCGGATCGCGTGCATACGAGGCCCTTGATCGCCGGTTGGTGTATGTGTTCCGAACTCGGAATCGGCCGACAGGGGAGCGATCACGATCGAAGATCGTGTGGGTTCGACTCGTTCGGTTCCTCGTCGGTGGCGAGCCGTCGCCGGAGGTCGGCCTCGTCGACGCGGAACTTGTACCGCGGCCGGTCGTCGACGAGGACGTACGGCACCCGCTCGCCGTAGGTCTCCTGGAGCTCCGGGTCGGTATCGACGTCGACCTCGTGCACCTCGACGGGGGTCGCGACCGCCTCGGCGACGCGGTCGATCGCCGCGAGCGCGTCCTCACAGAGATGGCAGTCCTCGCGCGAGTAGACGGTGATCGTCCTCGAATCGGTCACGGCTCGTGTAGGCGATCCGGCCTCAAAGCGACTCCGGTCGGGATCAGAAGGGTGTTGGTCGCGGGTGCCGTACTCGTGGGTAGACACCCAGCGCCGGGATCGGCGACTGGACCCGACACCGACCATGACGATCCGCTCGTACCTCGACCGATTCGTCCACCCCCGAGTCGCGGCGATCGCCACCGTCGGCGCACTGCTCTGGCTCGCGTCCTTCGCCGTCGCGGCCATCGGGCTCGGGATCCGGACGTCCTCTCCGCTCTGGAGCATCCGACTCTTCGCCGCCTCGGGCTATCTCGGCCTCTTCGGGATGGGAACCATCGCGGCGTGTGCGCTCTGGCTCGGTGGCGTTCGGGTCGTTCAGGTCACGCGTCGTTTCGCCGGCTGAGGTTTCGAACCCGCTACTCCTCGGCCGACTCCTCCTCGTCGACCTCGATGTAGACCGTCGCGAGACCGATCACGACACCGAGCACGCCGAGCACCGGGCCGAGCGAGCCCGCCGCACCTTCGAGGAACACCACGACCAACACCAGCGCGACGAGCTTCGAGAGCCGGTCGACCAGAAAGTAGGTTCGCGGGTCGAGCGAGACGGCCATCGCTCAGTCGTCGTCGGGCATCCGACCGGCGCTGTCCATCTTCGAGCGGCTACCCGAACGTTTCGAGTCCTTCCGACGGACCCGCCGGCGGAGCATCGCGTAGACGATTAGGCCGTAGACGACGGGCACGACCACCGAGAGGATCTGGAGCGGGAGCTTCAGCTCCGTGGCCGGGATCCCGATCGATTCGGCGACGATCTCGTTCATCCCGGCGATCGAGAGCATCAGGACGAACGCGATCGAGGCGATGCCGACGGCGGTCGGCAGCGGCCGGTCGAGCGGGTTCGCCGTGAAGTGTCGGGGTTCCTCGCTACGGTCGACGAACGGCCAGAGGAACATCGCCCCGACGACGAGCCCGGGGATGAGGACGCCGAAGACGAAGGTCCCGTAGCTCCCGAGCGCCGATATCGCGAGCTTCAACGCGCCGTAGGTCCACATGAAGAACCACGCCGGCGCGGGCTGGAGCGGCGTCTCGAACGGCGACGCCGGCCCGGCGATCGCGATCCGCTGGATCGGGAACAGCCCCGCGAGGAACGAGACGATCCCGACGGTGAACAGCCCGACGATTATCGTGACCGCGATCTGGTTCGGGGCGAACGGGATCCCGACGACCACCGACTCGTCGTCGTAGTCGGGGGCGTTCTCGGTGTCGGGCAGGTCCTTTCGCGTCCCCTGCTGTTCGGTGTGTTTCTGGCGAACCAGGATCCCGAGGTGGGCCGCGATGAGACCGGCGATCACCGCCGGCAGGAGGAAGACGTGATAGAAGAACATCCGCGGGATGATGGTCGAGGCGTTCGCCGGCCAGTTCCCCCCGAAGACCAGGTTCGTCACCCAAGTCCCGATGAACGGGATCGACTGGGTGAGCTGGAAGCCGATACCGGTCGCGGTCTGACTGAAGTTGTCGTAGGGGAGCGCGTAGCCGAGGAACCCCTCGATCATCGCGATCGCGAGCAGGCTCGTACCGATCACCCAGTTGATCTCGCGCGGGTTGCGGTAGGCACCGCTGAAGAAGATCCGCATCGCGTGGATGCCGATGGCCGCGACGAAGACGTAGGAGGCCCAGTGATGTAGCATCCGGACGTACATCCCGAGCCGGACGTCGTAGGTGATGTGGAGCACGCTGGAGAACGCCTGCGGGACGGTGGTCCCGGCGTAGTCCGAGACCTGCCCGACGTACTGGACGTTCTGTGCGGCCGGTACGTAGAGCAGCCCGAGCACGGTGCCGGTCACCGCGAGGATGACGAAGCAGAACAGCGAGACCTCACCGAGCAGGAAGGAGCCGTAGCGGTCCTCCGGGAACGCCTTGCCGAGGAGTTCGTCGTCGAGGTCGAGACGCGAATCGAACCACTGGTAGATGCGGCTGTGCGAGTAGCGCTCGTTCGTCTCGGCCTCCTGTGGGTCTGGATGCGCCATCGGTTAGGCGGTCCCGACCGGCCCTTCGAAGTTGCCGGTCGCGACGAGGACGTCCCCCTGCTGTGAGACCGCGATCGGGAGCTGTGGGATCGGTCTCGACGCGGGCCCGGCGACCACCTGCGCACCCTTCGTCGCGTCGTACTCGCTGCCGTGACACGGACACTGCGGGTAGCCGTTGAGGTGGTTCTCGACCAGACAGCCCGCGTGGGTACAGACCATCGAGTAGGCGACGTAGCCCTGGGCCGTGCCGTCGATGTTGGTTGGCTCCTCGAAGTCGCTCTGGTTGTACCGGAGCAACAGCGTCGTCGCTTCCTTCTCCTTCACCGGGTTGCCGTTCTCCTGGGGGAGCGCGAGGATGTGCTCCTCGGGGGCGCTCCCCTTCTGGAGCGAGTTGAGGTTGATCGGGTCGCCGTTCTGCTTGACGAGCTGGGTACCCTGTGTGTAGATCTCCGAACTCGCCCCCGAGGCGTTGCCCGCACCGGCCAGCCCCTGGAGGGCCGGCAGGGCGAACGTCGCGACGGAGACCGTCCCCGCGATCCCGCCGAGCCACTTGGCGACGTCGCGCCGTCGCGCGTCGGGTGGTTCGTACCACATTCCGTCGGCGTCCTCACGCTCGACGAGCCGTCCTTCGGTCGCTTCGTCCGCGGATGTGTCGGTTGTGTTGTCGTCCGTCATTGGTTATCGGAATCCGAACGTTTCGTGAGCTTTCCCTCGTGGCCCCGGTCCTCGGCGACGTGGATCCGCGGCATGAACGACGCGGTGTAGATCGTGGCGAAGACCCCGAGCGAGATGAACGCCATCCCGGCGTAGACACCGAGATACTGGGTCCGGGCCCACGTGAACGCCTCCACCCCGAACAGGAGCGAAAACGACGTCGCCGTCCACGACATGACCACGATCCCGATCATGCCGGGCGTGGCGTAGTCCGCCGGCCAGTACTCCGCGAGCCGGCGCGAGCCGGAGAGGAGGTACGGCGGGAGCGACGGGGCTTCGCGAGCCTGCCCGCCGTCCGGCGCGACCGTCCCGTCGCGGTGTTCGGCCCGTGACCGTCGCAGGTGGCTGATGACTCTGATGTATCTGAGCGTGTAGTAGAGCATTCCCATCAGCGCGAAGAGGGCGACGAACGTCACCACGCCGGCGACGA from Halococcus salsus includes:
- a CDS encoding plastocyanin/azurin family copper-binding protein — its product is MQRRTFLAGAAGTAVAVGTMGEAGAVTTLRQHQQGGGTTHTVGMYTEGSDYYFDPVGLYVEPGDTVEWTIESGQHSTASYSQGNPQASNTLIPEGAKSWDSGVISSGSFSYTFQTEGTYDYYCTPHKSLGMVARIVCGSPGGPAEGTEIPDEVGSGIVPESDTIMEDKSLEYPYVPGVSHGGPPALFWGGTGVFAATTLYLYSVYDRATGRYDDNEAGEGEY
- a CDS encoding ubiquinol-cytochrome c reductase iron-sulfur subunit, with product MTDDNTTDTSADEATEGRLVEREDADGMWYEPPDARRRDVAKWLGGIAGTVSVATFALPALQGLAGAGNASGASSEIYTQGTQLVKQNGDPINLNSLQKGSAPEEHILALPQENGNPVKEKEATTLLLRYNQSDFEEPTNIDGTAQGYVAYSMVCTHAGCLVENHLNGYPQCPCHGSEYDATKGAQVVAGPASRPIPQLPIAVSQQGDVLVATGNFEGPVGTA
- a CDS encoding glutaredoxin family protein, coding for MTDSRTITVYSREDCHLCEDALAAIDRVAEAVATPVEVHEVDVDTDPELQETYGERVPYVLVDDRPRYKFRVDEADLRRRLATDEEPNESNPHDLRS
- a CDS encoding cytochrome b: MAHPDPQEAETNERYSHSRIYQWFDSRLDLDDELLGKAFPEDRYGSFLLGEVSLFCFVILAVTGTVLGLLYVPAAQNVQYVGQVSDYAGTTVPQAFSSVLHITYDVRLGMYVRMLHHWASYVFVAAIGIHAMRIFFSGAYRNPREINWVIGTSLLAIAMIEGFLGYALPYDNFSQTATGIGFQLTQSIPFIGTWVTNLVFGGNWPANASTIIPRMFFYHVFLLPAVIAGLIAAHLGILVRQKHTEQQGTRKDLPDTENAPDYDDESVVVGIPFAPNQIAVTIIVGLFTVGIVSFLAGLFPIQRIAIAGPASPFETPLQPAPAWFFMWTYGALKLAISALGSYGTFVFGVLIPGLVVGAMFLWPFVDRSEEPRHFTANPLDRPLPTAVGIASIAFVLMLSIAGMNEIVAESIGIPATELKLPLQILSVVVPVVYGLIVYAMLRRRVRRKDSKRSGSRSKMDSAGRMPDDD